Proteins encoded within one genomic window of Gadus chalcogrammus isolate NIFS_2021 chromosome 6, NIFS_Gcha_1.0, whole genome shotgun sequence:
- the LOC130384629 gene encoding arrestin domain-containing protein 3-like codes for MEDTVKDFSVSYNRINNEDTFTGGDFISGNIKLELSKDCKINSLYVQIKGKAKVLWSEDHGRTSTVYSSTEKFLSIKQSVIQELKGQESQTVGQGCYAYPFNFQIPSKDLPSSFKSFTGKIQYRVKAYLSRSMSRDTKANAPFTVISKASCSPEMMIPQHSTKDQKLRLFNSGKVTMDVHINKMAFCQGEAMQVTAYIQNSSSRDIKPKYCLYLKTSFFANGKKKVKTKDLVKEVGEPIPHSAGQNVIRVITAPATTEVSILNCSIIKHEYRLKVYLDVKYQFDPEVDFPIVILPATASPGLGQPPAYGGYGFEAFGNPSPTSAASEPSAPPPPPSYGTYSLYPPLS; via the exons ATGGAAGACACTGTGAAGGATTTCTCGGTGTCTTACAATCGCATTAACAATGAAGACACCTTTACTGGAGGAGATTTCATCTCAGGGAACATCAAATTAGAACTTTCAAAAGATTGTAAGATCAATTCACTCTATGTGCAGATCAAGGGGAAGGCCAAGGTCTTATGGTCAGAAGACCATGGTAGAACGTCAACAGTTTACTCTAGCACAGAGAAGTTCTTAAGTATTAAGCAATCCGTCATACAGGAGCTCAAAGGACAGG AAAGCCAAACGGTTGGCCAAGGGTGCTATGCCTACCCATTCAACTTCCAGATTCCTTCAAA agATCTTCCATCATCCTTCAAAAGCTTCACTGGGAAAATCCAGTACAGGGTGAAGGCCTACCTGAGTAGGTCTATGAGCCGAGATACCAAAGCTAATGCTCCCTTCACCGTTATTTCCAAAGCCAGCTGTAGTCCAGAAATGATG ATTCCACAGCATAGTACCAAAGATCAGAAACTAAGACTCTTCAACTCAGGAAAAGTGACCATGGATGTTCACATAAATAAAATGGCCTTCTGTCAAG GTGAGGCCATGCAAGTAACAGCCTACATTCAGAACAGTTCATCCCGGGACATTAAGCCCAAGTACTGCTTGTACTTAAAGACCAGCTTTTTTGCAAATGGGaagaaaaaagtaaagaccAAGGACCTGGTGAAAGAGGTGGGGGAGCCCATCCCCCACTCCGCCGGCCAGAATGTGATCAGGGTCATCACCGCCCCCGCCACCACCGAAGTGTCCATCTTGAACTGTTCCATCATTAAACATGAGTACAGACTCAAG GTCTATCTGGACGTGAAGTACCAATTCGACCCGGAGGTCGATTTCCCCATCGTCATCCTGCCCGCCACAGCATCTCCTGGCCTGGGTCAGCCTCCTGCCTATGGGGGCTATGGCTTTGAGGCGTTCGGGAACCCTTCACCTACCTCAGCAGCCTCTGAACCCTCTGCCccacctccgcctccctccTACGGGACATACAGCCTGTATCCCCCCTTGTCTTGA
- the LOC130384630 gene encoding arrestin domain-containing protein 3-like: MFGQTIKNFNINFQRRDGSNVYSSGDLMTGKISFELTKECVINSITLTLKGKANVAWRKGGKKRRGVSAKVVYFNFKNVIMMNREAAVQSKFPPGTHVYPFTCQIPQGDFPSSFKAFAGQIAYTLIVGFDRPWHLTKEFETEVNFANRCNLTYELMAPLSGSNSMTVCSLWCASGPISMNVRLERAAFLPGEEVKIMCEFSNSTSRPATTKARLLQKQMFYTLNHVQHRKFEQTLARQTGLVGRHSPEAHSELTITIPSTVPFSISNCAILEVSYVIEVCFSVKYSPDLTVLCPIVIGNLLQDSLAPPPHV; this comes from the exons ATGTTTGGACAAACCATCAAGAATTTCAACATAAATTTCCAAAGGCGGGATGGGAGTAACGTTTATTCAAGCGGCGACTTGATGACTGGAAAGATTTCCTTCGAACTTACCAAAGAATGCGTGATCAATTCTATCACGTTGACACTGAAAGGCAAAGCGAATGTTGCctggagaaagggagggaagaaAAGACGTGGCGTATCTGCAAAAGTTGTATATTTCAACTTCAAAAATGTTATCATGATGAACCGCGAAG CTGCCGTTCAGTCCAAATTTCCACCTGGAACGCATGTGTATCCGTTTACATGTCAAATCCCACAAGG GGACTTCCCGTCTTCTTTCAAGGCGTTCGCTGGTCAAATAGCTTACACTTTGATAGTGGGTTTCGATAGGCCATGGCACCTCACTAAAGAGTTTGAAACTGAGGTCAACTTTGCAAACCGTTGCAATCTAACCTACGAACTTATG GCACCTCTCTCCGGCTCCAACAGTATGACGGTGTGCAGCCTGTGGTGTGCATCTGGTCCCATTTCAATGAATGTTCGTCTTGAGAGGGCAGCTTTTCTCCCCG GGGAAGAAGTCAAAATCATGTGTGAGTTCAGCAACTCAACATCTCGACCAGCCACCACCAAGGCACGCCTTCTTCAGAAACAGATGTTCTACACTCTTAACCATGTCCAACACCGGAAGTTTGAGCAAACTCTGGCGCGGCAGACTGGCCTTGTGGGTCGCCATAGCCCTGAGGCTCACAGTGAGCTCACAATCACTATACCTTCAACCGTGCCTTTCTCAATCTCCAACTGTGCCATCTTGGAAGTCAGTTACGTAATTGAG GTGTGCTTTTCTGTCAAGTACTCCCCTGACCTCACAGTGCTGTGTCCTATTGTCATCGGCAATCTTCTGCAGGACTCTTTAGCTCCACCACCACATGTGTGA